One Mangrovimonas cancribranchiae DNA segment encodes these proteins:
- a CDS encoding S8 family peptidase yields MKLLKPVLFSAVAAAILSSCGGSSEILSTPVENVDTVPLKVSELTQAEKENWGHLDLIKDTIPGMSVDKAYSEIIKDKKGKKVIVAVIDSGIDIEHEDLDGVVWTNEDEIPGNGKDDDNNGYIDDIHGWNFLGDAYDEQLEYVRILASGDTSNPEYDRAKAEYDEEYQKTLGQKTQYEQIYQQIKNADEAVAKHLNKEDYTPEDVNGINAEGNETLTQAVGMLKYMYGNGFDSTDKALSAVKEGVEYFSDKLNYNINKEFNGRKTGDNPNDLNDVGYGNGNVMPSEKGESHGTHVAGIIAAERNNGLGANGVANNVEIMSLRAVPNGDEYDKDIALAIRYAVDNGAKVINGSFGKYYSPHSDWVRDAIAYASKNDVVFVNAAGNEGIDLDVKAVYPNDQVDNGPEVGDTFITVGALAPKYGSNMVAGFSNYGKVNVDIFAPGAKVYSTTPENEYDTKGGTSMAAPAVAGVAALIRSYYPKLTAAQVKQVILDSGLALKTQVVVGGDANNVKPIADLSKSTKIANAYNALILASQQ; encoded by the coding sequence ATGAAATTACTAAAACCTGTTTTATTTTCGGCAGTTGCAGCAGCCATACTATCTAGCTGTGGCGGTTCGTCAGAAATTTTATCTACTCCTGTAGAAAATGTAGATACTGTACCTTTAAAAGTTTCGGAGTTAACACAAGCCGAAAAAGAAAATTGGGGACACCTAGACCTTATTAAAGATACCATTCCAGGAATGAGTGTTGATAAGGCTTACAGTGAAATCATAAAAGATAAAAAAGGTAAAAAAGTTATTGTTGCCGTTATTGATAGCGGAATTGATATAGAACACGAAGATTTAGATGGTGTTGTTTGGACTAATGAAGATGAAATTCCAGGTAATGGAAAAGACGACGATAACAATGGGTATATCGATGATATTCATGGATGGAATTTCTTAGGCGATGCTTACGACGAACAATTAGAATATGTAAGAATTCTAGCCTCTGGAGATACAAGCAACCCAGAATACGACCGTGCTAAAGCAGAATATGATGAAGAATATCAAAAAACACTTGGGCAAAAAACACAGTACGAGCAAATTTACCAACAAATAAAAAATGCCGATGAAGCTGTAGCAAAACATTTAAACAAAGAAGACTACACACCAGAAGATGTAAATGGTATTAATGCCGAAGGTAACGAAACCTTAACCCAAGCTGTAGGTATGTTAAAATACATGTACGGAAATGGGTTCGATTCTACAGATAAAGCATTATCTGCAGTTAAAGAAGGTGTTGAGTATTTTTCAGATAAATTAAACTACAACATTAACAAAGAATTTAATGGTAGAAAAACAGGCGATAACCCTAACGATTTAAACGACGTAGGCTATGGTAACGGTAACGTTATGCCAAGCGAAAAAGGCGAAAGTCACGGAACTCACGTTGCTGGAATTATTGCTGCAGAACGCAACAATGGTTTAGGTGCAAATGGTGTTGCTAACAATGTTGAAATTATGAGTTTAAGAGCCGTACCAAATGGCGATGAATATGATAAAGATATTGCCCTAGCTATTCGTTATGCTGTAGATAATGGCGCAAAAGTAATTAATGGTAGTTTTGGTAAATATTACTCACCACATAGCGATTGGGTAAGAGACGCTATTGCTTATGCATCTAAAAACGATGTTGTTTTTGTAAATGCAGCGGGTAACGAAGGTATTGATTTAGATGTAAAAGCTGTTTACCCTAACGATCAAGTTGATAATGGTCCAGAAGTAGGCGATACTTTTATTACAGTTGGAGCCTTAGCACCAAAATATGGATCAAACATGGTTGCAGGGTTTTCTAACTACGGAAAAGTAAATGTTGATATCTTCGCTCCTGGAGCCAAAGTTTATTCAACAACGCCAGAAAACGAATACGATACAAAAGGCGGAACTTCTATGGCTGCTCCAGCTGTAGCAGGTGTTGCTGCTTTAATTCGTTCTTACTACCCTAAATTAACTGCAGCTCAAGTAAAACAAGTAATTTTAGACTCTGGTTTAGCGTTAAAAACTCAAGTTGTTGTTGGTGGCGATGCTAACAATGTAAAACCTATTGCAGATTTAAGTAAATCTACTAAAATTGCTAATGCTTACAATGCACTTATTTTAGCTAGTCAACAATAA
- the rnpA gene encoding ribonuclease P protein component, producing MDRTFNKTEKLKSKILISKLFSEGKSVSAYPLRLVYLETSFNTSHKLKVGVSVSKRHFKNAVDRNHIKRLLRESYRLNKATYFNNIETQYAFMILYIGKQGTTFDEVNHKTQQLFEKFIAKTKL from the coding sequence ATGGATAGAACCTTTAATAAAACCGAAAAACTTAAAAGTAAAATACTTATTTCTAAACTGTTTTCAGAAGGAAAAAGTGTTTCTGCATATCCATTACGACTCGTGTATTTAGAAACCTCCTTTAATACTTCACATAAATTAAAAGTAGGCGTATCGGTTTCTAAAAGACATTTTAAAAATGCCGTTGATAGAAATCATATAAAACGATTATTACGAGAATCCTACCGTTTAAATAAAGCGACTTATTTTAACAACATAGAAACACAATATGCGTTTATGATTTTGTACATTGGTAAACAAGGCACAACATTTGATGAAGTAAACCATAAAACACAGCAATTGTTTGAAAAATTTATAGCCAAAACTAAGCTTTAA
- a CDS encoding DUF202 domain-containing protein, translating into MKKIVNSPLKIKKLKLLRFGRDFKPDEEVILRDYLAIERTRLANERTLLSYIRSSLYLLLGGIAFFQLKNFPDFRYLAILSLVFSAIFFVIGIYRFMLLKKSLKRLYYMSEEKEDDTK; encoded by the coding sequence ATGAAAAAAATCGTGAATTCACCGTTGAAGATTAAAAAACTAAAACTTTTAAGATTTGGGCGCGATTTTAAACCAGATGAAGAAGTTATTTTAAGAGATTATTTAGCTATTGAAAGAACGCGATTGGCTAACGAGCGTACCTTATTATCTTACATAAGATCGTCTCTTTATTTGCTTTTAGGAGGCATTGCTTTTTTTCAATTAAAGAACTTTCCTGATTTTAGATATTTAGCTATTCTATCGTTAGTTTTTAGTGCGATATTTTTTGTTATAGGTATTTATCGGTTTATGCTTTTAAAGAAAAGCTTAAAACGGCTTTATTATATGTCTGAAGAAAAGGAAGACGACACGAAATAA
- a CDS encoding cation diffusion facilitator family transporter, whose protein sequence is MAHSHSHNHSHHYDMKGRNLIISILLNIIITAAQVIGGLVSGSLSLLSDALHNFSDVLSLIVSYVASKLSKQKASLNRTFGYKRAEILAAFVNASTLIIVAIILIKEAYERFQEPQEIESNLVIWLSLIAIIGNGFSVLLLKKSSENNINIKSAYLHMLTDMLASVAVLVGGLLMKYYQLFWVDSLLTFLIALYLIYVGYDLLKTSTKMLMLFTPDHIDLKAVVRTVNKLEKVKKLHHVHIWNLSDDELHLEAHLDLQEDISTSEFNTLLITIEALLHDKFNINHITIQPEYKKDDSKDVIVQD, encoded by the coding sequence ATGGCGCATTCTCATTCACATAACCACTCACATCATTACGATATGAAAGGTAGAAATTTAATAATTTCTATCTTATTAAATATTATTATTACTGCTGCTCAAGTTATTGGTGGATTGGTTTCTGGAAGTTTATCTCTATTAAGTGATGCCTTGCATAATTTTAGCGATGTTTTATCTTTAATAGTTAGTTATGTAGCCTCTAAACTTTCAAAACAAAAGGCTTCTTTAAATAGAACGTTTGGGTATAAACGTGCCGAAATTTTAGCCGCATTTGTTAATGCTTCTACTTTAATAATTGTGGCTATAATTCTTATAAAAGAAGCTTATGAACGTTTTCAAGAACCACAAGAAATTGAATCTAATCTGGTAATATGGTTATCGCTTATTGCTATTATTGGTAATGGATTTAGTGTTTTATTACTTAAAAAAAGTTCTGAAAATAACATAAATATTAAGTCGGCGTATTTACATATGCTAACCGATATGTTAGCAAGTGTTGCTGTATTGGTTGGTGGATTATTAATGAAATATTACCAACTGTTTTGGGTAGATAGTTTATTAACCTTTCTTATAGCATTATATTTAATTTATGTAGGTTACGATTTATTAAAAACATCTACTAAAATGTTGATGTTGTTTACACCAGATCATATCGATTTAAAAGCGGTTGTTAGAACTGTTAATAAACTAGAAAAAGTAAAAAAACTGCATCATGTTCATATTTGGAATTTAAGTGATGATGAATTGCATTTAGAAGCTCATTTAGATTTACAAGAAGACATTTCTACTTCAGAATTTAATACTTTGTTAATAACTATTGAAGCCTTGCTTCACGATAAATTTAATATCAATCACATTACTATTCAACCAGAATATAAAAAGGATGACTCTAAAGATGTTATTGTTCAAGATTAA
- a CDS encoding MBL fold metallo-hydrolase, protein MKLYPIQAGNFKLDGGAMFGVVPKSLWNRTNPADSNNMIDIAARCLLIEDSNRLTLIDTGMGDKQSDKFFGYYYLWGDDSIDKSLKQYGFHRDDITDVFMTHLHFDHCGGSIQWNKDRTGYEPAFKNAHFWSNKNHWDWATHPNNREKASFLKENILPMEESGQLKFTNLPEQDLLKNSKLGFDIFFANGHTDKQMIPMIHYNGKTICFMADLLPTVGHLPLPFVMGYDTRPLLTLDEKEKFLNLAADNNYYLFLEHDAHNEIITVKHTEKGVRLNETFTCNDIFN, encoded by the coding sequence ATGAAACTATATCCCATTCAAGCTGGAAATTTCAAATTAGACGGTGGTGCTATGTTTGGCGTAGTCCCTAAATCGCTTTGGAACCGTACAAACCCAGCCGATTCTAATAACATGATCGATATTGCAGCACGTTGTTTATTAATAGAAGATAGCAACCGCTTAACTTTAATCGATACTGGTATGGGAGATAAGCAAAGTGATAAATTTTTTGGGTACTATTATCTTTGGGGAGACGACTCTATTGATAAATCTCTAAAACAATATGGCTTTCATAGAGACGATATTACCGATGTGTTTATGACACATCTTCATTTCGACCATTGTGGTGGAAGCATACAATGGAACAAAGATAGAACAGGCTACGAACCTGCTTTTAAAAATGCCCACTTTTGGAGTAATAAAAACCATTGGGACTGGGCAACACACCCAAATAATCGTGAAAAAGCCTCTTTTTTAAAAGAAAACATCTTACCCATGGAAGAGTCTGGGCAACTTAAATTTACAAACCTTCCAGAACAAGATTTACTAAAAAACTCCAAACTAGGATTCGATATTTTTTTCGCAAACGGACATACAGACAAACAAATGATTCCAATGATACATTACAACGGAAAAACCATTTGCTTTATGGCCGATTTATTACCTACTGTTGGGCACTTACCGCTACCTTTTGTAATGGGTTATGATACAAGACCACTACTGACTTTAGATGAAAAAGAAAAATTTCTAAACCTAGCGGCAGATAATAATTATTACTTATTTTTGGAGCACGACGCACATAATGAAATCATTACAGTAAAACACACAGAAAAAGGCGTGCGATTAAACGAAACTTTTACCTGTAATGATATTTTTAACTAA
- the rpiB gene encoding ribose 5-phosphate isomerase B, which translates to MTISIGNDHAGTDYKFAVVEHLKNKGFTVNNYGTDTNDSVDYPDFVHPVAKDVENKVVDFGIIICGSGNGANMTANKHQGVRSALCWNKEIVALARQHNNANILSIPARFTALPQVLEMVDTFLETAFEGGRHENRINKIPVSC; encoded by the coding sequence ATGACTATTTCAATTGGAAACGACCACGCAGGAACCGACTACAAATTTGCTGTAGTTGAACATTTAAAAAACAAAGGATTTACTGTAAATAATTATGGTACAGACACTAATGATAGTGTAGATTATCCAGATTTTGTGCATCCTGTTGCTAAAGATGTAGAAAACAAAGTTGTCGATTTTGGTATTATTATCTGCGGAAGTGGTAATGGTGCTAATATGACAGCTAATAAACATCAAGGTGTGCGTTCGGCACTTTGTTGGAACAAGGAAATTGTTGCTTTAGCAAGACAACATAATAATGCTAATATTTTAAGTATTCCAGCAAGATTTACTGCTTTACCACAAGTTTTAGAAATGGTTGATACGTTTTTAGAAACTGCTTTTGAAGGCGGACGACACGAAAACCGTATAAATAAAATACCTGTTTCGTGCTAA
- a CDS encoding GNAT family N-acetyltransferase — protein sequence MLKITVKDYDELSKIELYDTLQLRSEVFVVEQDCVYQDIDGKDQKALHVLGYKNHVLVAYTRLFKPGDYFKEASIGRVVVKQSERAHKYGYNIMEASINAIKTYYNETNIKISAQCYLKQFYNNLGFKEIGEEYLEDGIPHIAMLKT from the coding sequence ATGCTTAAAATAACTGTAAAAGATTACGACGAATTATCTAAAATCGAATTGTACGACACTTTACAATTACGCAGCGAGGTATTTGTTGTAGAGCAAGATTGCGTATATCAAGATATAGACGGAAAAGATCAAAAAGCGTTACATGTTTTAGGGTATAAAAACCATGTTTTGGTAGCTTATACACGGCTATTTAAACCTGGCGATTATTTTAAAGAAGCTAGTATTGGTCGTGTAGTAGTTAAGCAATCTGAAAGGGCTCATAAATATGGTTATAATATTATGGAAGCCTCTATTAATGCTATAAAAACGTATTATAATGAAACTAATATAAAAATATCGGCACAATGCTACCTTAAACAGTTTTATAATAATCTAGGATTTAAAGAAATAGGCGAGGAATATTTAGAAGATGGCATTCCTCATATTGCTATGTTAAAAACTTAA
- a CDS encoding T9SS type A sorting domain-containing protein: MKQIYILTLLLFTINLVNAQVSKTDTNSETLDASIATRILNYSSAEISGNITKIELDLTLTITDNSGCAPGAFGVHNDIAVSLTSPNGTEVHIVQDFAGILIGSPPVEITYQDLGYPSIVNETATYSDDATLLADDQTFFGAGTWKPHNSFSAFNGENPIGNWTLRVADGRSHGFPDFTCYLNATLRITTDTNLSINDLDLSDRIKIYPNPSSDFIQISGLNKSEKYNLYDIQGKKISNGIIPDNKKIEIRNLKNGLYFLQFENRGTIKLIKE, translated from the coding sequence ATGAAACAAATTTACATTTTAACCCTACTATTATTTACAATAAATCTAGTTAATGCTCAAGTATCCAAAACAGACACAAATTCTGAAACATTAGATGCATCAATAGCAACTAGAATTTTAAACTATTCAAGTGCTGAAATATCCGGAAATATAACCAAAATTGAATTAGATTTAACACTAACTATAACTGATAACTCTGGTTGTGCACCAGGAGCATTTGGAGTTCATAATGATATTGCCGTAAGTCTTACTTCCCCTAATGGTACAGAAGTGCATATAGTACAAGATTTTGCGGGTATACTAATAGGTAGTCCACCAGTCGAAATTACATATCAAGATTTAGGTTATCCATCAATTGTTAATGAAACAGCAACATACAGTGATGATGCCACACTTTTAGCAGATGACCAAACATTTTTTGGCGCAGGAACTTGGAAACCTCACAATTCATTTAGTGCCTTTAATGGAGAAAATCCAATTGGAAACTGGACTTTAAGAGTTGCTGATGGAAGAAGTCATGGTTTCCCTGATTTTACTTGTTATTTAAATGCTACTCTTAGAATAACTACAGATACAAATTTAAGTATCAATGACTTAGATTTGAGTGACAGAATTAAAATTTACCCAAATCCATCTTCTGATTTTATTCAAATTTCTGGTTTAAATAAATCAGAAAAATATAATTTATATGATATACAAGGTAAAAAAATAAGTAATGGGATTATCCCTGATAATAAAAAAATTGAAATCCGAAATCTTAAGAACGGTTTATACTTCTTGCAATTTGAAAATAGAGGTACAATAAAGTTAATAAAAGAGTAG
- a CDS encoding S41 family peptidase: MKTFLKKKILIPVLAVTVFFAGSAFQNDFFEIAKQIEIFTTLFKELNMNYVDETNPADLMDTAIKSMLNDLDPYTRFYNEQDVEAERIRQTGDYTGIGAKVRTLKDKLIIIEPYKGYPADKAGLKAGDQIIKVNNITVANYKDDAGELLKGTSNSTVNVTYVRQGKQHQASIKHSEIEIDAVPYFSIINDNVGYIVLSKFNSKISSQTAYAVKDLKAQGAKRIILDLRNNPGGLLHEAVNVVNLFVPKGQLVVTTKSKVKKFNRTYYTQREPLDTEIPLVVLINGKSASASEIVSGSLQDLDRAVIVGSRSFGKGLVQRPKKLTYGTQLKVTISRYYTPSGRCIQALDYWNRDNEGNAVKIDKTKYNEFKTKNGRTVFDGGGILPDEQMPITKNSAITQEILNDFLIFDYATNYYYKNDIDNIENFKLTDSDFKAFKSYLKTNNFTFVTETEKALNNVHEKAIKEALDDNIKSDYNRLLNNLKSSKDIALNENKEQILSLLTDEIVKRYVYREGLYDYYKTHNPEIKKASHILSNIKTYYDYLR; encoded by the coding sequence ATGAAAACATTTTTAAAGAAAAAAATACTTATTCCAGTACTAGCAGTAACCGTATTTTTTGCTGGAAGCGCCTTTCAAAACGACTTCTTTGAAATTGCTAAACAAATAGAAATTTTTACAACCCTTTTTAAAGAACTCAACATGAATTATGTTGATGAAACCAATCCTGCAGATTTAATGGATACAGCTATTAAAAGCATGTTAAACGATTTAGATCCGTACACCAGATTTTATAACGAACAAGATGTAGAAGCCGAACGCATAAGACAAACTGGAGATTATACAGGAATTGGCGCAAAAGTAAGAACACTTAAAGATAAACTTATTATTATAGAACCTTACAAAGGTTATCCTGCCGATAAAGCTGGTTTAAAAGCTGGAGACCAAATTATAAAAGTAAATAATATAACCGTAGCAAATTATAAAGACGATGCAGGAGAACTCTTAAAAGGCACTTCAAATTCTACTGTAAATGTTACTTATGTAAGACAAGGAAAACAACACCAAGCTTCCATTAAACACTCAGAAATAGAAATTGATGCCGTACCATATTTTTCAATAATTAATGATAATGTAGGCTATATAGTATTAAGTAAATTTAATAGTAAAATATCCTCGCAAACAGCCTATGCTGTTAAAGATTTAAAAGCACAAGGTGCTAAACGTATTATCTTAGATTTACGTAACAATCCAGGTGGTTTATTACACGAAGCCGTTAATGTGGTTAATCTTTTTGTACCAAAAGGACAACTGGTAGTTACAACAAAATCTAAAGTAAAAAAGTTTAACAGAACCTATTATACCCAAAGAGAACCCTTAGATACCGAAATTCCTTTAGTTGTGTTAATTAATGGAAAAAGTGCTTCGGCAAGTGAAATTGTTTCAGGATCGTTACAAGATTTAGATCGTGCCGTTATTGTTGGATCTAGAAGTTTTGGTAAAGGTTTAGTACAACGTCCAAAAAAGCTAACCTATGGTACCCAACTTAAAGTTACTATATCGCGTTATTACACACCTTCTGGAAGATGTATTCAAGCTTTAGATTACTGGAATAGAGATAACGAAGGAAATGCCGTTAAAATAGATAAAACCAAATACAACGAGTTTAAAACTAAAAATGGTAGAACTGTTTTTGATGGTGGCGGAATTTTACCAGACGAGCAAATGCCAATTACCAAAAACTCGGCTATTACTCAAGAAATTCTAAACGACTTTTTAATTTTCGATTATGCCACTAATTACTACTATAAAAATGATATAGATAATATTGAAAACTTTAAACTTACCGATTCCGATTTTAAAGCCTTTAAAAGCTACTTAAAAACTAACAACTTTACATTTGTTACCGAAACAGAAAAAGCTTTAAATAACGTACATGAAAAAGCCATTAAAGAAGCATTAGACGATAATATTAAATCCGATTATAATCGCTTATTAAACAACTTAAAATCATCTAAAGATATTGCACTTAATGAAAATAAAGAGCAAATTTTATCATTACTAACCGATGAGATTGTGAAACGCTACGTGTATCGCGAAGGCTTATACGATTACTATAAAACCCATAATCCTGAAATAAAAAAAGCAAGCCATATTCTTTCAAATATTAAAACTTATTACGATTATTTAAGATAA
- a CDS encoding M1 family metallopeptidase: MKKVSLLLSTIILFACGNTKTATSQKATTQQNIATYWQQHVDYTMDIDMNVNNYQYQGKQTLVYTNNSPDVLNKVFYHLYFNAFQPGSEMDVRSRTIADPDSRVGDRISKLQPDEIGYIKVNSLKQNGTVLKHETVGTVLEVDLAQPIQPGESVTFTMDFNAQVPIQIRRSGRNNKEGVALSMTQWYPKMAEYDFEGWHADPYIGREFHGVWGNFEVNLTIDKDYVVGATGYLQGEPKITGNKKTLTYKAPKVHDFTWAADPDYIHDTMQVPNGPMLHFYYKNTLEKQYLDNWKKLQPKTVELIQYFSEHIGKYPYEQYSVMQGGDGGMEYAMSTLITGQRKFGSLVGVTAHELAHTWFQFLLATNEAKHEWMDEGFTSYISNLAMNEIMNENAENPHSGSYRGYIYLAKSGKEQPLTTHADRYEYNQAYGISAYSKGAVFMAQLGYIIGEDNLNKTIKKYFNDFAFKHPRPIDVIRSAEKISGLELDWYLTDFAQTTNTIDYSVKNISDNTITLERVGLMPMPIDLTVTYNDGTTEDFYIPLQMMRGEKPTTATIINDWAWAYPTYTFNTSKTITSVEIDPNHVMADINPENNKKTQ, translated from the coding sequence ATGAAAAAAGTTTCTTTACTATTATCTACCATTATTTTGTTTGCTTGTGGTAACACCAAAACCGCTACTAGTCAAAAAGCAACAACTCAACAAAATATAGCTACATACTGGCAACAACATGTAGATTATACTATGGATATTGATATGAATGTAAACAACTATCAATATCAAGGAAAACAAACATTAGTTTATACCAACAATTCTCCCGATGTGTTAAATAAGGTATTTTATCACTTATACTTTAATGCCTTTCAACCAGGTAGCGAAATGGATGTACGTTCAAGAACTATTGCCGATCCAGACTCGCGAGTAGGAGATAGAATAAGTAAATTACAACCCGATGAAATAGGCTATATTAAAGTAAATTCTTTAAAACAAAATGGTACTGTTTTAAAACATGAAACGGTTGGTACTGTTTTAGAAGTAGACTTAGCACAACCTATTCAACCAGGAGAATCGGTAACTTTTACTATGGATTTTAATGCTCAGGTTCCTATTCAAATTCGCCGTTCTGGTAGAAATAATAAAGAAGGTGTTGCTTTATCTATGACGCAATGGTATCCTAAAATGGCCGAATACGATTTTGAAGGCTGGCATGCCGATCCATACATAGGAAGAGAATTTCACGGTGTTTGGGGAAATTTTGAAGTTAATTTAACCATTGATAAAGATTACGTTGTTGGAGCTACAGGTTACCTTCAAGGAGAGCCAAAAATAACCGGTAACAAAAAAACGCTAACTTACAAAGCACCAAAAGTACACGATTTTACTTGGGCTGCAGATCCCGATTATATTCACGATACCATGCAAGTGCCTAACGGTCCAATGCTTCATTTTTACTATAAAAATACCTTAGAGAAACAATATCTTGATAATTGGAAAAAATTACAACCTAAAACGGTTGAGTTAATACAATATTTTAGCGAGCATATTGGTAAATATCCTTATGAACAATACTCTGTTATGCAAGGTGGCGATGGTGGTATGGAATACGCCATGAGTACCTTAATTACAGGACAACGAAAATTTGGAAGTTTAGTTGGTGTAACAGCTCACGAATTAGCCCATACGTGGTTTCAGTTTTTATTAGCCACAAACGAAGCTAAACACGAGTGGATGGATGAAGGATTTACAAGCTATATTTCTAATTTAGCTATGAATGAAATTATGAATGAAAATGCCGAAAACCCACATAGCGGCTCTTACAGAGGATACATTTATTTAGCAAAATCTGGTAAAGAGCAACCTTTAACCACACATGCAGATAGGTATGAATACAACCAAGCTTATGGTATTTCAGCTTATAGTAAAGGCGCTGTTTTTATGGCACAATTAGGCTACATTATTGGAGAAGATAATTTAAATAAAACCATTAAAAAATACTTTAATGACTTTGCATTTAAACATCCAAGACCTATAGATGTTATTCGTTCTGCTGAAAAAATTTCTGGACTAGAATTAGATTGGTATTTAACAGATTTTGCACAAACAACAAACACCATAGATTATAGTGTAAAAAACATTAGTGATAATACAATAACTTTAGAACGTGTTGGATTAATGCCAATGCCAATAGATCTTACCGTAACCTATAACGATGGAACCACTGAAGATTTTTATATCCCATTACAAATGATGCGTGGTGAAAAACCAACAACAGCTACAATAATTAACGATTGGGCTTGGGCTTACCCAACCTATACGTTTAACACTTCAAAAACAATTACTTCTGTTGAAATTGATCCAAATCATGTAATGGCAGATATTAATCCAGAAAACAATAAAAAAACACAGTAA
- a CDS encoding OmpA family protein, protein MIKKLYILVCLSLCLNSFSQDKKFTHEVFFETDKYEVNETEYSRLLGFLFDIEGLDIEKVSIYGFTDDRGSDDYNLVLSQQRADAIKTIFSNNEFDENVITNVDGKGKILLKVVKEEDIHKIRGLNRKVEIIVQPYNPPRKLKAPKEKLTTEEKLKGDLKAGDKIKLENILFKTGYSILLPESEKTLEEIAKILIERESVYFTIQGHVCCTKYSRDAIDRKTRKRNLSVARAKYIYDYLAKRGVNKRRMKYVGMRRKFPLGGEPKFDRRVEILVTYAGDEDNEN, encoded by the coding sequence ATGATTAAAAAATTATACATACTTGTTTGCTTAAGTCTATGTTTAAATAGCTTTTCTCAAGACAAAAAATTTACTCACGAAGTATTTTTTGAAACCGATAAATACGAGGTAAACGAAACAGAATACAGTAGATTACTTGGATTTTTATTCGATATTGAGGGTTTAGATATAGAAAAAGTATCTATTTATGGTTTTACAGACGATCGTGGTAGCGACGATTATAATTTAGTGCTTTCGCAACAACGTGCCGATGCTATAAAAACCATTTTTTCTAACAACGAATTCGATGAAAATGTGATTACCAATGTTGATGGAAAAGGTAAAATACTCCTTAAAGTTGTTAAAGAAGAAGATATTCATAAAATAAGAGGATTAAACCGTAAAGTAGAAATTATTGTTCAACCATACAATCCACCAAGAAAACTAAAAGCTCCTAAAGAAAAGCTTACTACCGAAGAAAAATTAAAAGGCGACCTAAAAGCAGGCGATAAAATAAAATTAGAAAACATTTTATTTAAAACAGGATACAGTATTTTACTCCCAGAATCTGAAAAAACTCTTGAAGAAATTGCCAAAATTCTAATAGAGAGAGAAAGCGTTTATTTTACTATCCAAGGCCATGTTTGTTGTACAAAATATAGCCGAGATGCTATTGATAGAAAAACACGAAAACGTAATTTATCTGTTGCTAGAGCCAAATATATTTACGATTATTTAGCAAAAAGAGGGGTTAATAAACGCCGAATGAAATATGTAGGTATGCGCAGAAAATTTCCGCTTGGTGGCGAGCCAAAATTCGATCGTCGTGTAGAAATTTTAGTTACTTACGCTGGCGATGAAGACAATGAAAATTAA